One window of the Hemitrygon akajei chromosome 5, sHemAka1.3, whole genome shotgun sequence genome contains the following:
- the mapda gene encoding N6-Methyl-AMP deaminase, which produces MVLFHQALPKVELHAHLNTSISSTTMEKLMLQKPHLNIDHNMTMVKKGQTRTLEECFEMFEVIHQLTDNVERIFMVTKEVIKEFAADGVKYLELRSTPRTENTTGMSKKSYVEAILEAIKQCKQENVDIDVRFLLSIDRRGGPVVAKETVKLAEEFFTSSDGLLVGLDLSGHPAVEHARSFIAPLQTARNVGLKLAVHMAEIPNKNEEWEMFLGLPPDRIGHGTFLHPEAGGTEQLVNTIKKHQIPIELCLTSNVKGQTVSSYSEHHFQYWHSCGHPSILCTDGKGVWASDLSQEYQLAESTFSLSKAQIWDLSYQSINYIFAPESTKSDLKSQWNKLKPGLFNQD; this is translated from the exons ATGGTGCTGTTTCATCAAGCGTTGCCGAAAGTT GAACTCCATGCTCATCTCAATACCTCTATCAGCAGCACCACAATGGAAAAACTGATGCTGCAGAAACCACATCTCAATATTGACCACAACATGACCATGGTCAAGAAAGGCCAGACAAGAACGTTAGAAGA ATGCTTTGAGATGTTTGAAGTAATTCATCAGTTAACTGACAACGTAGAACGAATCTTCATG GTGACAAAAGAGGTTATTAAAGAATTTGCAGCTGATGGTGTGAAATATCTTGAGCTGCGAAGTACACCACGAACAGAAAACACAACAG GGATGAGCAAGAAGTCATATGTTGAGGCTATACTTGAAGCCATAAAACAATGCAAACAAGAGAATGTGGACATTGATGTGAG GTTCCTGTTATCTATAGATAGAAGAGGTGGGCCTGTTGTTGCTAAAGAGACTGTAAAACTTGCAGAAGAATTCTTTACATCCTCTGATGGGCTATTGGTTGGCTTGGATTTAAGTGGCCATCCTGCA GTAGAACATGCTAGGAGCTTTATTGCCCCGCTCCAAACAGCTAGAAATGTTGGCCTTAAGCTTGCTGTGCACATGGCTGAG ATCCCAAATAAGAATGAAGAATGGGAAATGTTTCTTGGTCTTCCACCAGACAGGATCGGCCACGGTACATTCCTTCATCCTGAAGCTGGAGGGACAGAGCAGTTGGTCAACACTATTAAGAAACATCAGATACCCATAG AGCTTTGCTTGACATCAAATGTCAAGGGTCAAACTGTCTCATCATACAGTGAACACCATTTCCAGTATTGGCACAGTTGTGGACACCCCAGCATACTTTGT ACTGATGGCAAAGGGGTTTGGGCCAGCGATTTGTCACAGGAATATCAGCTTGCAGAGTCAACATTCAGCCTTTCTAAAGCACAGATATGGGATCTGTCTTACCAAAGCATTAACTACATCTTTGCTCCAGAAAGTACAAAATCTGATTTGAAAAGTCAATGGAATAAGCTGAAGCCAGGACTATTTAACCAAGACTAA